Genomic window (Thiosulfatimonas sediminis):
TAGAAAATTCTAATAGGAAATCATTTTCATTTATTTGACATTAAAAGTTTTAACCCTTAAATTTGACTGAATTTTTTGGCAGGCAAATTCCTGCCGCTTGCAAACGCTGTATTATCCAGTCGTTCTGCCCTATAAAAACATCGCTTAAGCGAAACAACTTTAATAACAACGGAGAGACCTGATGTCTTTAAATCGCCGAGAATTTTTACACGTAATGTCGTTGGCTGCTGCGGCAGGTATGTTACCTGGTACTGCTTCTGCAATGTCTGGTGGTGCTGATAAAGCTGCGGCTGCAAAAGCCTCAGCAGATATCTACAACCGTCCAATGAAAGGTAAGGTTCGTTTGTTGCACATTACCGATACGCACGCTCAGTTGAAGCCTATTTACTTCCGTGAGCCAAACGTAAACTTGGGTACAGGTCCTGCCTTCGGTCAATTGCCACACGTTGTTGGTCAAAAATTACTCAAAGAAATCGGTGTTGATGCGGCTAAAAATCCTGAGTTAGCGCACGCCTTCACTTACCTAAATTTCCAAGATGCATCTGAAACTTACGGTAAAGTGGGTGGTTTCGCGCATCTTAAAACGGTTTTAGATATGCTACGTGATCAAGCGGGTGGCTCGGCGAATACCATTACTATGGATGGTGGTGACTTGTGGCACGGTTCGGGTACGGCATTATGGACACGTGGTCAAGACATGGTTGAAGCGTCAAACCTAATTGGTGTTGACATCATGACAGGTCACTGGGAGTTTACTTACAAAGCGAACGAAGTACTTAAAAACTTGAACAAGTTTAAGGGTGAATTTGTTGCTCAAAACATTCGTGTTAAAGAAGACTCTTTGTTTGGTGATGCATACCGTGAAATGGTAGATGCCAATAACGGTACTGGTTTGTTTAACGAAGAGGAAGCTCGTCCGTTCAAACCATACGTTGTAAAAGTGATCAACGGTGAGCGTATCGCGGTTGTTGGTCAAGCTTTCCCTCGTACGGCAAACGCTAACCCACAAGCGAACTTCCCTGATTGGTCGTTTGGTCTGCGCGAACAAGAACTGCAAGAAACCGTCGAAAAAATTCGTGCTGAAGAAAAAGTCGCAGCAGTTGTGATGATTTCTCACAATGGTATGGATGTGGACATCAAAATGGCTTCTCGCGTCAACGGTATCGACGCTGTATTCGGTGGTCACACGCATGACGGTATTCCTAAAACAATTAATGTTAAAACACCTAACGGTGGCGTATGTTACGTAACTAACGCTGGTTCGAATGGTAAATATGTTGGTTGTATGGATCTTGATATCCAAAAAGGTAAGCTGCAAGGTGTAAGCTACTCATTACTTCCAGTCTTCTCTAACGTCGTTAAGGCAGATGCCGGTGTACAGAAGTTCATCGACGATCTTTATATGACTAAGTATGATGACAAAATCATTGAATCTCGTCGTGCAGACGCCTATGTCAACAAAGACCGCTTAGGTAAAACGTACGGTGAAATTCTAGGTGAAGAACTTGCGATTGCAGAAGACACCCTATATCGTCGTGGTAACTTCATGGGGACTTGGGATCAAATCATCGTAAACTCACTGCGTGAAGAACATGATACGCAAATTGCTATGTCGGCCGGCGTTCGCTGGGGTACTTCGGTTCTTGCTGGTGAAACCATCACAATGGAACGCGTCATGGACGAAACTTCGATGACTTACGGCGAAACCTACAAGTCTGAAGTAACGGGTGCGCAAATGAAAGATATCCTAGAAGGTATCTGTGAAAACCTATTCCAAAAAGACCCATACCTACAATCTGGTGGGGATATGGTTCGTCTTGGTGGTATGGACTATACTTGTGAGCCGAATGGTTCATTCGGTAACCGTATCTCTGATATGCGTTTGGATGACGGTACTCCGCTTGAAGCGAACAAAACCTACTCTGTTGCGGGTTGGGCACAAGTTGAAGCCATTGGCGAAGGCCGCTTAATGTGGGACGTTACTGCTGACTACCTACGTCGCCATAAAGGTGATATGAAGCTTAAGAAAGTTAACCATCCTAAGTTAAAAGGCGTTAAAGATAACCCAGGTATCGAAGCCTACGACGGTGAAATGGCTTAATCTTAGATTAAGTTGTAATGCTTAAAAAACCCGGTTTAGTTTTCTAAACCGGGTTTTTTTATGTCTGCGGTAAAACTATGCTAAAGTTTGCAAAATTTTATAAAGAGTAGAGTTGTCATGATTAAAGATTATCAAGATTTACAGCAGTTAGTTTCCAGTGCGGGTGTGATTTTTTCTGAACAGAATCCGACTTATCAATTTGAATTTAGTCAGGCGGAAAACGGGGCTTGTACTCTATTGGAAAAGAAAAGTGGCAAGAAGTTTGTATTTATGTTGGCTAAGTTGGGCGCAGAGTTAAAGCTTGGGTTTGCTTTTTATGATGCTAATGAGCCGCAGCCTGATTGGATTGATGATGTTTTGGCCAGTGGTTCGACGACGAAGACCTTGTGTCAGTTGTTGGAAAGTGAATTTGTTTAAACGACTTGTATGACCATGCAGAACACCCAGTTTTTTACGCGCAATTTATTGGGGCGTGATTTTGTTGTTGGCGATATTCATGCACAGCACACGGCATTTATGCTGGCGTTACGCGAAGTGCGTTTTGATTTTGCGAAGGATCGGGTGTTTTCAGTCGGTGATTTGATTGATCGTGGTCCGCAAAATAAGTTGGCGACGCAATTACTGGCACAGCGTTGGTTTTTTGCCGTGCGCGGTAACCATGAACAGCTGGTATTGGATCAGTTTGCGCCAGAGCGAGTTATTTTGCGTGATAGAGCGCATTTAACTCCGCGTGAATCGCATATCAAAAGTGATGGGCACTGGTTTTTCGAGTTAACGCCGACTGAACAGCGTTGGTATTACCGACAATTTAAAGCGCTGCCGTATTTTATTGAAATCGACAGTGATGCAGGGCGCGTAGGATTATGTCACGCTGGTGTTCCAGCCGAGTTTACAGACTGGCAAACGATGAAGGCTAAGTCGGTGTCGCGTGAAATTCGCGAGGCGGTGCTTCGTAACCGCAGCGCCAATTCACAAAATAATGCGATTAGCGGCATTGGCGTGACTGTTCACGGTCATACCGGTTTTAAAGACATCAAGCAGGTTAATAACAGCTTTTGGATTGATACTTTCAAAAAATCTGGAAAAATAACTCTGCTTGAACTAAATGATTTGTTTGCCAGAGCAAGGCGTTTATAAAAGCTGGAAATGTTCGCCTATCGCCATAACCACTTCAAACAGAATTAATATAATAATAATCCATTCCAAAAAAGCGCTGTGTTTGTGATGGTGTAAATCCATCATCATGGCGATGTCTTCTTTGAGCGTATCCAGTTTGTAGCTGATGATATCAAAGCGTGATTTGAGCTCCAGAGATTCGGAGAGTTTGTTGTACAGTTGCTCGAGTTCTTGGTTGTCCCACAGTACATCGGGTTTGTCGAGTAGCATTAAATCGAGCACCATATCGTGACGTAACAAGCTAATCTGTTTGGCGTAATCGGAAAACTGTTTGCGATGTATCCAGCTAAAGCGTCCGGAAAGCTCTAACATTCTTCGCCCGATGCCGTAATAACGCTCGACTTCGATTTCAAAGTGTTCTAAGCCAACACTCTGTGCGAGTACTAGAGCGACGACCATCAAATTGGATGGGGTGAACGATTTCAAGCGGATGGTTTCATTATCCACGCTAAAGGATTGCTGCAGGGTATCATCGACAATCAAGCGATAATCTTGATGAAGCATCTGCGCTTCAAAATCTGTGGCGTGCTCAATGCCCAGTTTTTCCAGCGCATCAATAATTTGTAAGCGATTCCAGTTGACAAAGGTGAGCGCGTCGAACTGACAGAAAAATAGCCAACGAAACTCGTTTATTTGCGCAAAGTGAGTCGCTTCGATGCCTTTATGCATAGTGAGTTGTAACTGCTCGGCAATTTCTTGGGCTGAGTAGTCGGGTGGCAGATAAATGGAAACAATATTGGCGTTATGCATGGCAACCCCTAGGGCACGAAAAACATAAGTAAGCTGGTCTAGTTTAACTCACGTTGGCGCTGTTTTTCTTGACGGAACATCACAATACCGGCAATTAACACCGCGACACTGACCAGAAGCACAATAATGGTTGCCAAGGCGTTGATTTCCGGGCTGACGCCAAGACGCACGCTGGAGTAAACAACCATCGGCAAAGTGGTTGCACCGGGGCCGGAAACAAAGCTGGCGACAACCAAATCATCCAATGAAAGCGTGAATGCCAATAGCCATCCCGCTAAGAGTGCCGGAGCAATCAGAGGGAGGGTGATCGTAAAAAATACCTTAATCGGTTTGGCACCTAAGTCCATTGCGGCTTCTTCGAGACTGAAGTCGAAATGTGCCAGACGTGAGGTGACCACAACAGTGACATAAGCGGTGGCAAAGGTCATGTGCGCCAAAATAATCGTGGTCTGTCCGCGACCTTCGGGCCAACCGAAGACCTCTTCCATGCTGACGAACAAGAGCAGCAGTGAAAGACCGATAATGACTTCCGGCATGACCAGAGGGGCCGCCAGCATTAAACGTAAGCTGGTGCGGCCCTTAAAGCGTTTAAACTTGATGAGTGCCATCGAGGCCATAACACCGAGGACAACGGCTAAACTAGCGCTTATAAAGGCGATTTTGATGCTGAGCCAAGCGGCCGCTAGAATCTGTTCGTTTTGCAATAATTCGCCATACCACTTCGTACTCCAACCACCCCAGACTGTAACCAAACGGCTCTCATTAAACGAGTAAATAATTAAACTTAAAATTGGGCCGTACAGAAAGGCATAGCCAAACAGCAGTACGGTTAATAGGGGAAGAGAGCGACGCATTATGACTTTTCCTCCATCGCTTGCTGGCGTTGTTCAAAGTGTTGCCAGAGAACAAACGGAATAATCAGCACCAGCAACAGCACCGCAGCCAAAGCGGAAGCCACAGGCCAATCTTTATTATTAAAGAACTCGGTCCACATTAACTTACCAATCATTAGAGTGTTTGGGCCCCCTAATAAATCCGGGAT
Coding sequences:
- a CDS encoding 5'-nucleotidase C-terminal domain-containing protein, with product MSLNRREFLHVMSLAAAAGMLPGTASAMSGGADKAAAAKASADIYNRPMKGKVRLLHITDTHAQLKPIYFREPNVNLGTGPAFGQLPHVVGQKLLKEIGVDAAKNPELAHAFTYLNFQDASETYGKVGGFAHLKTVLDMLRDQAGGSANTITMDGGDLWHGSGTALWTRGQDMVEASNLIGVDIMTGHWEFTYKANEVLKNLNKFKGEFVAQNIRVKEDSLFGDAYREMVDANNGTGLFNEEEARPFKPYVVKVINGERIAVVGQAFPRTANANPQANFPDWSFGLREQELQETVEKIRAEEKVAAVVMISHNGMDVDIKMASRVNGIDAVFGGHTHDGIPKTINVKTPNGGVCYVTNAGSNGKYVGCMDLDIQKGKLQGVSYSLLPVFSNVVKADAGVQKFIDDLYMTKYDDKIIESRRADAYVNKDRLGKTYGEILGEELAIAEDTLYRRGNFMGTWDQIIVNSLREEHDTQIAMSAGVRWGTSVLAGETITMERVMDETSMTYGETYKSEVTGAQMKDILEGICENLFQKDPYLQSGGDMVRLGGMDYTCEPNGSFGNRISDMRLDDGTPLEANKTYSVAGWAQVEAIGEGRLMWDVTADYLRRHKGDMKLKKVNHPKLKGVKDNPGIEAYDGEMA
- a CDS encoding metallophosphoesterase codes for the protein MTMQNTQFFTRNLLGRDFVVGDIHAQHTAFMLALREVRFDFAKDRVFSVGDLIDRGPQNKLATQLLAQRWFFAVRGNHEQLVLDQFAPERVILRDRAHLTPRESHIKSDGHWFFELTPTEQRWYYRQFKALPYFIEIDSDAGRVGLCHAGVPAEFTDWQTMKAKSVSREIREAVLRNRSANSQNNAISGIGVTVHGHTGFKDIKQVNNSFWIDTFKKSGKITLLELNDLFARARRL
- a CDS encoding RMD1 family protein, whose product is MHNANIVSIYLPPDYSAQEIAEQLQLTMHKGIEATHFAQINEFRWLFFCQFDALTFVNWNRLQIIDALEKLGIEHATDFEAQMLHQDYRLIVDDTLQQSFSVDNETIRLKSFTPSNLMVVALVLAQSVGLEHFEIEVERYYGIGRRMLELSGRFSWIHRKQFSDYAKQISLLRHDMVLDLMLLDKPDVLWDNQELEQLYNKLSESLELKSRFDIISYKLDTLKEDIAMMMDLHHHKHSAFLEWIIIILILFEVVMAIGEHFQLL
- a CDS encoding ABC transporter permease subunit encodes the protein MRRSLPLLTVLLFGYAFLYGPILSLIIYSFNESRLVTVWGGWSTKWYGELLQNEQILAAAWLSIKIAFISASLAVVLGVMASMALIKFKRFKGRTSLRLMLAAPLVMPEVIIGLSLLLLFVSMEEVFGWPEGRGQTTIILAHMTFATAYVTVVVTSRLAHFDFSLEEAAMDLGAKPIKVFFTITLPLIAPALLAGWLLAFTLSLDDLVVASFVSGPGATTLPMVVYSSVRLGVSPEINALATIIVLLVSVAVLIAGIVMFRQEKQRQRELN